The Methanobrevibacter gottschalkii DSM 11977 genome includes a region encoding these proteins:
- a CDS encoding aldo/keto reductase — translation MQFLILNNGIKMPILGFGTYQIPPEETKQAVLDAIDVGYRLIDTAQFYKNEKEVGEAIKECGVDREELFITTKVWINNYGYENCLDSIKESLEKLGLDYIDLVLIHQPFSDYYGAYSALEDLYEAGIIKAIGVSNFYPDRLTDICLFNRRIIPQINQVEVNPFNGQYAAQANMEKNGVQMQAWAPFGQGRHGMFENETLKKIGEKNGGRTPAQVILRWLVERSIVVLAKSTHKERMAENIDIFDFALDEEDMMEIMNLDNGETLFFNHQNPEVVERFEDIS, via the coding sequence ATGCAATTTTTAATTTTAAACAATGGAATTAAAATGCCGATTTTGGGATTTGGAACATACCAAATACCTCCAGAAGAAACAAAACAGGCTGTACTTGATGCAATTGATGTAGGTTATAGATTAATTGATACAGCACAATTCTATAAAAATGAAAAAGAAGTTGGTGAAGCGATTAAAGAGTGTGGTGTTGACCGTGAAGAGTTATTCATTACAACAAAAGTATGGATAAATAATTATGGTTATGAAAACTGTCTTGATTCTATTAAAGAATCCTTGGAAAAATTAGGTCTGGATTATATTGATTTGGTCTTAATTCATCAACCTTTCTCTGATTATTATGGTGCTTATAGTGCTTTGGAAGATTTATACGAAGCAGGCATTATCAAAGCGATTGGGGTATCTAACTTTTATCCAGATAGATTAACTGATATCTGCTTATTTAATCGCAGAATCATCCCTCAAATCAATCAGGTTGAGGTAAATCCATTTAATGGGCAATATGCTGCACAAGCAAACATGGAGAAAAATGGAGTTCAAATGCAGGCTTGGGCACCATTTGGACAAGGTAGGCATGGCATGTTTGAAAATGAAACATTAAAAAAAATTGGTGAGAAAAATGGTGGCAGGACACCAGCTCAAGTAATTTTAAGATGGTTGGTTGAAAGAAGCATTGTTGTTTTAGCAAAATCAACTCACAAAGAAAGAATGGCTGAAAACATTGATATTTTTGACTTTGCACTTGATGAGGAGGACATGATGGAAATAATGAATTTGGATAATGGTGAAACCCTGTTTTTCAACCACCAAAATCCGGAAGTTGTTGAAAGGTTTGAGGATATAAGTTAA
- a CDS encoding O-acetylhomoserine aminocarboxypropyltransferase/cysteine synthase family protein, giving the protein MAYEIKNKKNISTIGVHAGQEEVDETGSRVTPIYQTTSYVFDSPEQAANRFALKEGGNIYSRLTNPTTEAFERRMAAVEGGTSAYATATGMSAIFYAIINITSVGDNIVSADNLYGGTYELFENTLEDLGRSVTFVDSQSPELFEEAIDDKTKAIYVESIGNPKLDIPDFDRLAEIAHSHGIPLIADNTVGIGSVRPFDHGTDIIASSATKYIGGHGTTLGGIIIEKGDFDWMSGKFPSLSEPDATYNGLVFGEAFKDSAFTTRIRTVVGRDTGAVPSPFGSFLLLQGLETLGLRIERHASNAMAVAEHLEAHPKVAWVTYSGLESSPNHKIAKKYAEKGYGGIVSFGLKAGYDGALKFIENVELISFLANIGDAKSLVTHPASTTHSQLSEEQQLSTGVTPDLIRFSVGIEDLEDILADVDQALDKI; this is encoded by the coding sequence ATGGCATATGAAATTAAAAACAAGAAGAATATTTCAACAATTGGAGTGCATGCAGGCCAAGAGGAAGTTGATGAAACAGGTTCACGTGTAACTCCAATTTATCAGACAACATCTTATGTATTTGACTCACCAGAACAGGCCGCAAATAGATTTGCACTTAAAGAAGGAGGAAACATTTACTCAAGACTTACAAACCCTACTACTGAAGCATTTGAAAGGAGAATGGCAGCTGTTGAAGGTGGAACATCTGCATATGCAACTGCAACTGGAATGTCTGCAATCTTTTATGCAATTATCAACATAACCTCTGTTGGAGATAACATTGTATCTGCAGATAATTTGTATGGCGGAACCTATGAATTATTTGAAAATACATTAGAAGATTTGGGACGTAGTGTAACTTTTGTTGATTCACAGTCTCCTGAATTATTCGAGGAAGCTATTGATGATAAAACAAAAGCAATTTATGTGGAATCTATTGGAAATCCAAAATTGGACATCCCAGATTTTGATAGGTTAGCTGAAATTGCACATTCACATGGAATTCCATTAATTGCAGACAATACTGTTGGAATCGGGTCTGTAAGACCATTTGACCATGGAACAGACATTATTGCATCCTCCGCTACAAAATACATTGGCGGTCATGGAACTACTCTTGGCGGGATTATCATTGAAAAGGGTGACTTTGACTGGATGAGTGGAAAATTCCCATCATTGTCCGAACCTGATGCAACATATAATGGATTAGTATTTGGAGAAGCATTCAAAGATTCTGCTTTTACAACAAGAATCAGAACAGTCGTTGGAAGAGACACTGGTGCTGTACCTTCTCCATTCGGATCATTTTTACTTTTACAAGGTTTAGAAACACTAGGACTTAGAATTGAAAGGCATGCTTCAAACGCAATGGCTGTTGCAGAACATTTGGAGGCACATCCTAAAGTAGCTTGGGTAACATATTCCGGTTTGGAATCATCTCCTAACCATAAGATAGCTAAAAAATATGCTGAAAAAGGATATGGTGGAATAGTATCATTTGGTCTTAAAGCAGGTTATGATGGGGCTTTAAAATTCATTGAAAATGTTGAGTTAATCTCATTTTTAGCGAATATTGGTGATGCAAAATCATTAGTTACTCATCCGGCTTCCACTACTCATTCCCAATTGTCTGAAGAACAACAGTTATCTACTGGGGTAACACCGGATTTAATTAGATTTTCTGTTGGTATTGAAGATTTGGAAGATATTTTGGCTGATGTGGATCAAGCTTTAGATAAAATTTAA
- a CDS encoding MATE family efflux transporter, giving the protein MQTNRNIESIIGNPRKAINKLAFPTIFSLLLMFFNNLIDSFWVAGINADALAALGFISPLYLVIIGLGTGVGAGTNSLISRYLGAQRIDDANNAIIHSIILTVIISIIVLIIGIFFLDDLIISLGASGVISYCLSYGEIIFLLNIVFLLPNVIASIFRAEGDVG; this is encoded by the coding sequence ATGCAGACTAATAGGAACATTGAATCAATAATTGGAAATCCTCGAAAAGCTATTAATAAATTGGCTTTTCCAACTATATTTTCATTGCTTTTAATGTTTTTTAATAATTTAATTGACAGTTTTTGGGTTGCAGGAATCAATGCTGATGCTCTTGCAGCTCTGGGTTTTATTTCTCCCCTTTACCTTGTTATCATTGGTCTTGGAACTGGTGTTGGTGCAGGCACTAATTCTTTAATCTCCAGATATCTCGGAGCGCAAAGAATTGATGATGCAAATAATGCGATTATTCATTCAATAATTTTAACGGTTATTATTTCAATCATTGTTTTAATTATAGGTATTTTCTTTTTAGATGATTTGATTATATCGCTTGGGGCAAGTGGTGTAATTTCATACTGCTTGAGTTATGGTGAAATCATATTTTTACTGAACATTGTATTTTTACTACCCAATGTAATAGCCAGTATTTTCAGAGCCGAAGGTGATGTTGGGTGA